One Maridesulfovibrio bastinii DSM 16055 genomic region harbors:
- a CDS encoding FUSC family protein, with product MFFLDLNSQRAHLLHGFKTGLAAVIAYTAAQLMHLKFGYWASLSAVIVMQINVADSIRMCLYRFSGTAVGAAIAIACIMIFPETPYMTELALFLSMGFCAYMTKYNVRYKMAAITACIVLLASVGEPGRVSYGLFRVLEITLGVTSAFLTSVLILPLRASVALKESIHEQFNTCATIYDTMMESFLEKQTGLDPDMLESINSKIVNSRELYIKVLKHESYIYNEDTEMLGLKVRTLEKSVAHLRAMLYALNNVKGQGYDIIMKDELHRMSKAISNAMNAIGSDELPDDQALSCALKENQDKLAALREEGATRRFYLEKMIQFFAFYHSAEFMCKDLLAYTLERKEVHKRLHEE from the coding sequence ATGTTTTTCCTAGACCTCAATTCACAAAGAGCCCATCTGCTTCATGGCTTTAAGACAGGCCTTGCGGCCGTCATTGCCTACACAGCCGCACAACTTATGCATCTTAAATTCGGATACTGGGCTTCCCTGTCTGCTGTCATCGTTATGCAGATAAACGTAGCTGACTCTATCCGCATGTGTCTCTACCGTTTTTCCGGAACAGCTGTCGGAGCAGCAATTGCCATTGCCTGCATTATGATTTTTCCTGAAACTCCATATATGACAGAACTGGCATTATTCCTGTCCATGGGGTTCTGCGCATATATGACCAAATATAATGTCCGTTATAAAATGGCGGCAATCACAGCGTGCATTGTTTTATTAGCCAGTGTGGGAGAACCGGGAAGAGTAAGTTATGGTCTTTTCAGAGTTCTCGAAATTACCCTTGGAGTAACAAGCGCATTCCTAACAAGCGTCCTCATACTTCCATTGAGAGCCAGTGTGGCCTTAAAAGAATCCATACACGAACAATTCAATACCTGCGCAACAATATATGATACCATGATGGAAAGCTTTTTGGAGAAGCAGACCGGGCTTGATCCAGACATGCTTGAGTCCATCAACAGTAAAATTGTCAACAGCCGTGAACTATATATAAAGGTATTAAAGCACGAGAGCTACATATACAATGAAGACACTGAAATGCTCGGGCTTAAAGTCCGTACACTTGAAAAAAGTGTCGCCCATTTAAGAGCCATGCTCTACGCCTTAAACAATGTTAAAGGTCAAGGCTATGACATCATTATGAAAGATGAACTTCACCGAATGTCAAAAGCTATCTCAAACGCCATGAACGCTATCGGCTCCGATGAATTGCCTGACGATCAGGCCCTTTCATGTGCATTAAAGGAAAATCAGGACAAGCTTGCCGCATTACGTGAAGAGGGAGCAACCAGAAGGTTCTATCTTGAAAAGATGATCCAGTTTTTTGCATTTTACCATAGTGCGGAATTCATGTGCAAAGACCTGCTGGCTTATACCCTTGAAAGGAAGGAAGTGCATAAACGCCTTCATGAAGAATAA